In Agromyces archimandritae, one genomic interval encodes:
- a CDS encoding OsmC family protein translates to MFGEHRYEVRTEWLGDRGEGTASYRAYGRELRTSAAGKLHEIAGSADRTFHGDAERWNPEELLLAALSQCHMLSYLHVATKHGVIVRGYRDAARGTMEEDGRGGGAFVEAVLRPVVEVADASMLAVADRIHEEAAEKCFIAASVAFPVRHEPVSRVWMPQAG, encoded by the coding sequence ATGTTCGGCGAGCATCGATACGAGGTGCGCACGGAGTGGCTCGGCGACCGCGGCGAGGGCACCGCCTCCTACCGCGCCTACGGCCGCGAACTCCGCACGAGCGCCGCCGGCAAGCTGCACGAGATCGCCGGGTCGGCCGACCGCACCTTCCACGGCGACGCCGAACGGTGGAACCCCGAAGAGCTGCTGCTGGCCGCCCTCAGCCAGTGCCACATGCTCTCGTACCTGCACGTCGCGACCAAGCACGGCGTCATCGTCCGCGGCTACCGGGACGCGGCCCGCGGCACGATGGAGGAGGACGGCCGCGGCGGCGGCGCGTTCGTCGAGGCCGTCCTGCGGCCCGTCGTCGAGGTCGCCGACGCGTCCATGCTCGCGGTCGCCGACCGCATCCACGAGGAGGCGGCGGAGAAGTGCTTCATCGCCGCATCCGTCGCGTTCCCGGTGCGTCACGAGCCCGTCTCCCGGGTGTGGATGCCGCAAGCGGGGTAG
- the gabT gene encoding 4-aminobutyrate--2-oxoglutarate transaminase has translation MTDSSHAAEPVAPVYSVPQERKIVTAIPGPRSEELHARRLAVVSDGVSSALPVYIERANGAVLVDVDGNRFLDFGAGIGVTTIGHTETSVVAAAAAQLQDVIHTLFTITPYEEYVRVAELLAEHTPGDWAKKTVLVNSGAEAVENGVKIARKYTGRRGVAVLDHAYHGRTNLTMAMNYKAYPYATGYGPLAGDVTHVPGSYPYRDGLSGVDAAARTIATLEKTVGAADLACLVVEPIQGEGGFMVPAEGFLPTLQAWCTENGVVLIADEIQSGMARSGAYYASELLGLEPDLVLSAKGIAGGLPLAAVTGRAEIMDASQPGGLGGTFGGNPVACAAAVAVFEAIEQNGLLAEAQRIERTLTAGLEQLRERYDVIGDIRGRGAMIAIEFVQPGTRETSKTANADAVAQLISYAASQGVLFLSAGTWGNVLRFLPSLAMSDALIEDALSVLDDGLARLG, from the coding sequence ATGACTGACTCTTCGCACGCGGCGGAACCCGTCGCCCCCGTGTATTCCGTTCCCCAGGAGCGCAAGATCGTGACCGCCATCCCCGGTCCGCGATCCGAGGAGCTCCACGCCAGGCGTCTGGCCGTCGTCTCCGACGGTGTGTCGAGCGCGCTTCCGGTGTACATCGAGCGCGCGAACGGGGCGGTGCTCGTCGACGTCGACGGCAACCGTTTCCTCGACTTCGGCGCAGGCATCGGCGTGACCACGATCGGCCACACCGAGACGAGCGTCGTCGCCGCGGCGGCCGCACAGCTGCAGGACGTCATCCACACCCTGTTCACGATCACCCCCTACGAGGAGTACGTGCGCGTCGCCGAGCTGCTCGCCGAGCACACCCCCGGCGACTGGGCGAAGAAGACGGTGCTCGTGAATTCGGGCGCCGAGGCCGTCGAGAACGGCGTGAAGATCGCCCGCAAGTACACGGGTCGGCGCGGCGTGGCGGTGCTCGATCACGCCTACCACGGGCGCACGAACCTCACGATGGCGATGAACTACAAGGCGTATCCGTATGCGACCGGGTACGGGCCGCTTGCCGGCGACGTGACCCACGTGCCCGGGTCCTACCCGTATCGCGACGGGCTTTCGGGGGTGGATGCCGCGGCGCGCACCATCGCGACGCTCGAGAAGACGGTGGGCGCCGCCGACCTCGCCTGCCTGGTCGTCGAGCCCATCCAGGGCGAGGGCGGGTTCATGGTGCCGGCCGAGGGGTTCCTGCCGACCCTGCAGGCGTGGTGCACCGAGAACGGCGTGGTGCTCATCGCCGATGAGATCCAGTCGGGCATGGCCCGTTCCGGCGCCTACTACGCGAGCGAGCTGCTCGGCCTCGAGCCCGACCTCGTGCTGAGCGCGAAGGGCATCGCCGGCGGCCTGCCGCTGGCTGCGGTCACGGGCCGTGCCGAGATCATGGATGCCTCGCAGCCCGGCGGCCTCGGCGGCACCTTCGGCGGCAACCCGGTGGCGTGTGCGGCAGCGGTCGCCGTGTTCGAGGCGATCGAGCAGAACGGGCTCCTCGCCGAGGCGCAGCGCATCGAACGCACCCTCACCGCCGGCCTCGAGCAGCTGCGCGAGCGCTACGACGTCATCGGCGACATCCGCGGCCGCGGGGCGATGATCGCGATCGAGTTCGTGCAGCCCGGAACGCGCGAGACGAGCAAGACGGCCAATGCGGATGCCGTGGCGCAGCTCATCTCGTACGCCGCCTCGCAGGGGGTGCTCTTCCTCTCGGCCGGCACCTGGGGCAACGTGCTGCGATTCCTGCCGTCGCTGGCGATGAGCGATGCCCTCATCGAAGACGCGCTCTCGGTGCTCGACGACGGACTCGCCCGGCTCGGGTGA
- a CDS encoding asparaginase, which yields MATGTFAVGSSVELAVVERSGFVESRHAGSAIVLGPDGGVLRELGDVQTPVFARSSLKPFQAVAVMSSGVTLRGEDAAIATASHSGTARHVDLVRGILARAGVPVAALGCPPALPLDREARTQRLRDGGGPEPLAMACSGKHAAMLAACAANGWDLAGYLDPTHPLQRRVLEVLERLSGERPAATGIDGCGAPVHALSLAGLARGIQRVTTSQTSSPFALYREAAELTLAVREHPWAVDGPGRADTIAIERLGVFAKHGAEGVMVMSAPDGTTLALKVLDGSGRATTAIALRLLVGVGALDAARVDEVETELDLWVTGGAERVGRIRASV from the coding sequence ATGGCGACGGGCACCTTCGCAGTCGGATCATCGGTCGAGCTCGCCGTCGTGGAACGTTCCGGGTTCGTCGAGTCGCGCCATGCGGGCTCGGCGATCGTGCTGGGGCCCGACGGCGGCGTGCTCCGCGAGCTCGGGGATGTGCAGACGCCTGTGTTCGCACGGTCGAGCCTGAAGCCGTTCCAGGCGGTCGCGGTGATGTCCAGCGGCGTCACCCTCCGCGGAGAGGACGCTGCGATCGCGACGGCCAGTCATTCCGGCACCGCCCGGCACGTCGACCTCGTGCGGGGCATCCTCGCTCGGGCGGGCGTACCCGTGGCGGCCCTCGGCTGCCCGCCCGCGCTGCCGCTCGACCGCGAAGCGCGCACGCAGCGGCTGCGCGACGGCGGCGGTCCCGAGCCGCTCGCGATGGCCTGTTCCGGCAAGCATGCGGCGATGCTGGCCGCCTGTGCCGCGAACGGGTGGGACCTTGCCGGATACCTCGACCCGACGCATCCGCTGCAACGGCGCGTGCTGGAGGTGCTGGAGCGCCTCTCGGGCGAACGACCGGCGGCGACGGGCATCGACGGATGCGGAGCCCCCGTGCATGCGCTGAGCCTTGCCGGCCTCGCCCGCGGCATCCAGCGCGTGACGACGTCGCAGACGAGTTCGCCGTTCGCGTTGTACCGGGAGGCCGCCGAGCTGACCCTCGCGGTGCGCGAGCACCCGTGGGCGGTCGACGGGCCCGGCCGGGCCGACACCATCGCGATCGAACGCCTCGGCGTCTTCGCCAAGCACGGCGCCGAAGGCGTCATGGTGATGAGCGCGCCCGACGGCACGACCCTCGCGCTCAAGGTGCTCGACGGCAGCGGGCGGGCGACCACCGCGATCGCGTTGCGGCTGCTCGTCGGCGTCGGGGCGCTGGATGCCGCGCGTGTGGACGAGGTCGAGACGGAACTGGATCTGTGGGTGACCGGCGGCGCCGAGCGCGTGGGGCGGATTCGGGCGAGCGTCTGA
- a CDS encoding FtsK/SpoIIIE domain-containing protein, with product MPEPHARLTLPPAVPEPAKHPFPVLGTLMPMVAAVVLWVVTSSPFALVFAALGPLVALAGVLDGRRGAKRARRTGAKEREEALAALRADIAREHEAERLRAWTETPSARTVVAGEAGPGWHGADSPVVVLGSGEMPSGLRLDGAPQGEEDRALLAEAAGLAAAPVAAPLAGGIGFVGPAALARAAARAALVQCLHAVRPDRIAVDAAGEGWAWAHRPGRGRPVGIVVLDRTASGDRSAFDDTACVLAVATETAALPPGIATIVRIPDPGTAELVRPRAHRFSPALLGAAEAEAFAARLDARAERAGVAGRAGAVPDLVAFDELPRPGLERRRDRLAATLGIGADGPVAVDLVADGPHAIVAGTTGSGKSEFLVAWIAALASAHPSERLTFLLVDFKGGAAFEPVRALPHVAGIVTDLDDAEALRALESIRAEIRARERILRTAGVAELSRLPDAVALARLVIVIDEYQALMDRFPELGAIVADIAQRGRSLGMHLVLAAQRPLGVVRDAISANCPIRVSLRVLDRGDSIAVIGDPRAAEIEAGTPGRGYLSSGAAGVRQAQFALVDEASIAAIAAADPAGAPVRRPWLDPLPGELRRGELGRLATEPAGGGVAFGLADEPDRQARTIAEWHPHTDGPMLVCGRGGSGRSTALAAIAAGFEASGGGAVHRVAGAGSRVWDLLAAARGGRLTGLLVIDDLDRLGHDWDPEARQAAIDTIAGVLRTARSSGLTVAASASRLGGPAHGLVEGFGASLLLAHAGRAELSQAGGDPALWRPDAVPGSGQWRGRAVQLVHEPVAAPPAGPAVPPFAVQAGRLHLIAAASPRAALEHWQRAFPGQPARLIGAMPAPTGAGVSEPGRPAALIGDADAWNANWSLLAAERDEAVVLVDGGPAELRALVRERSLPPLLDPGRGQLWRAMPGAPLERVRWPA from the coding sequence ATGCCAGAGCCCCATGCCCGACTCACCCTGCCGCCGGCCGTGCCGGAGCCCGCGAAACACCCGTTCCCCGTGCTCGGCACCCTCATGCCGATGGTCGCCGCCGTCGTCCTGTGGGTCGTCACGTCCTCGCCCTTCGCCCTCGTCTTCGCGGCCCTCGGCCCGCTCGTCGCCCTGGCCGGGGTGCTCGACGGCCGGCGGGGCGCGAAACGCGCCCGTCGCACCGGGGCGAAGGAGCGCGAGGAGGCCCTCGCCGCGCTGCGTGCGGACATCGCCCGCGAGCACGAGGCCGAACGCCTGCGCGCCTGGACCGAGACCCCCTCGGCGCGCACCGTGGTCGCCGGGGAGGCCGGCCCGGGCTGGCACGGTGCCGATTCACCCGTCGTCGTCCTCGGCAGCGGCGAGATGCCGAGCGGACTGCGCCTGGACGGCGCACCGCAGGGCGAGGAGGATCGCGCGCTCCTCGCCGAAGCCGCCGGCCTCGCCGCCGCTCCGGTCGCCGCCCCGCTCGCCGGCGGCATCGGCTTCGTCGGCCCCGCCGCCCTCGCGCGGGCGGCCGCGCGCGCGGCGCTCGTGCAGTGCCTGCACGCGGTGCGGCCCGACCGCATCGCCGTGGATGCCGCGGGCGAGGGGTGGGCGTGGGCGCACCGCCCCGGCCGCGGCCGGCCGGTCGGCATCGTCGTGCTCGACCGCACCGCTTCCGGCGACCGGTCCGCGTTCGACGACACGGCATGCGTCCTCGCCGTCGCAACCGAGACGGCCGCCCTGCCGCCGGGCATCGCCACGATCGTGCGCATCCCCGACCCGGGCACGGCCGAACTGGTGCGCCCCCGCGCACACCGCTTCTCGCCCGCGCTCCTCGGCGCCGCCGAAGCCGAAGCCTTCGCCGCGCGGCTCGACGCTCGCGCCGAACGCGCCGGCGTCGCCGGCCGCGCCGGGGCCGTCCCCGACCTCGTCGCCTTCGACGAACTGCCGAGGCCCGGCCTCGAGCGGCGCCGCGACCGCCTGGCCGCGACCCTGGGAATCGGCGCCGACGGTCCGGTCGCCGTCGACCTCGTCGCCGACGGCCCGCACGCGATCGTCGCCGGCACGACCGGAAGCGGCAAGAGCGAGTTCCTCGTGGCCTGGATCGCAGCCCTGGCATCCGCACACCCGAGCGAACGGCTCACCTTCCTCCTCGTCGATTTCAAGGGCGGGGCCGCCTTCGAACCCGTGCGCGCCCTGCCGCACGTCGCCGGCATCGTCACCGACCTCGACGACGCCGAAGCGCTCCGGGCCCTCGAGAGCATCCGCGCCGAGATCCGGGCGCGCGAACGCATCCTCCGCACGGCCGGCGTCGCCGAGCTGTCGCGCCTGCCCGACGCCGTCGCCCTCGCGCGTCTGGTCATCGTCATCGACGAATACCAGGCGCTCATGGACCGCTTCCCGGAACTCGGCGCGATCGTCGCCGACATCGCCCAGCGCGGGCGCTCGCTCGGCATGCACCTCGTCCTGGCCGCCCAGCGGCCCCTCGGCGTCGTCCGTGACGCGATCAGCGCGAACTGCCCCATCAGGGTCTCGTTGCGGGTGCTCGACCGCGGCGACAGCATCGCCGTCATCGGCGACCCCCGCGCCGCCGAGATCGAAGCCGGCACCCCAGGCCGCGGATACCTGAGCTCGGGTGCGGCCGGCGTCCGGCAGGCCCAGTTCGCACTCGTCGACGAGGCCTCCATCGCCGCGATCGCCGCCGCAGACCCGGCAGGAGCACCCGTACGGCGACCATGGCTCGACCCCCTGCCCGGCGAGCTCCGACGCGGCGAACTCGGCCGCCTGGCCACCGAGCCCGCCGGCGGCGGCGTCGCCTTCGGCCTCGCCGACGAACCCGACCGCCAGGCCCGGACGATCGCGGAATGGCATCCGCACACCGACGGTCCGATGCTCGTATGCGGTCGCGGAGGATCCGGGCGGTCGACCGCGCTCGCCGCGATCGCGGCCGGGTTCGAGGCATCCGGGGGCGGAGCGGTGCACCGGGTGGCCGGGGCCGGCAGCCGCGTCTGGGATCTCCTGGCGGCGGCCCGCGGCGGGCGGCTCACGGGACTGCTCGTGATCGACGACCTCGACCGGCTCGGCCACGACTGGGACCCGGAAGCCAGGCAGGCTGCGATCGACACGATCGCCGGGGTGCTGCGCACCGCCCGGAGTTCGGGCCTCACGGTCGCGGCCAGCGCCTCGCGGCTCGGCGGGCCGGCGCACGGCCTCGTCGAAGGGTTCGGGGCGAGCCTGCTGCTCGCCCATGCCGGCCGGGCCGAGCTCTCGCAGGCCGGCGGCGACCCCGCCCTGTGGCGGCCGGATGCCGTGCCGGGTTCGGGGCAGTGGCGCGGCCGCGCCGTGCAGCTCGTCCACGAGCCGGTCGCGGCGCCGCCGGCCGGCCCCGCGGTGCCCCCGTTCGCGGTGCAGGCGGGGCGCCTGCATCTCATCGCCGCGGCTTCGCCGCGTGCGGCGCTCGAACACTGGCAACGGGCCTTCCCCGGGCAGCCCGCGCGGCTCATCGGTGCCATGCCGGCCCCGACGGGCGCCGGCGTATCGGAGCCGGGCCGCCCGGCGGCGCTCATCGGCGACGCGGATGCCTGGAACGCGAACTGGAGCCTGCTGGCGGCCGAACGCGACGAAGCCGTCGTGCTCGTCGACGGCGGACCGGCCGAACTCCGCGCCCTCGTGCGCGAGCGCAGCCTGCCGCCACTGCTCGACCCGGGTCGCGGTCAACTGTGGCGGGCGATGCCGGGCGCCCCCCTCGAACGCGTGCGGTGGCCGGCGTGA
- a CDS encoding transglutaminaseTgpA domain-containing protein, which yields MSMRPGIRRRIASCLLLVLALGVAVLPWWPVYESAAFVVAVAVAVAAGLAVGVWSAVRGASRWATALAGLGAVLVLGVPAAVPSRALWGVLPTPAGFAELMPALVLSWKQLVTIAIPVGSYRALLVPVFVLTLAAAIVAVVVALRARHRSAAILAPAALFAAGVALGSSREVLGAWPAFAFLAVTALWLLHVRIGASRAGGDARMLARRLVAATAMTALAIGLAGAAAAELPARPRTVVRTEIRPPFEPRSFVSPLAEFRASFAEGAAEESMLEVRGLPAGAGLRVAVLDAYDGVVYGVGGSRSASGRFVRVPYRLDRTELAGDRERIEVVVAGYAEPWVPGIGALEQIEFAGPNRERLADAFFLDDGTGTAVASAVLSRGDRYTASSVVPATERDVAELVPGTAVMPASVRAPDEVLRLLDRWTVDATGPGERLAAVVRGIRRDGYVSHGQDADAAPSRSGHAIDRLVELASEEPMVGDGEQYAVLAALLAREIGFPARVVVGYLGGETEDGVTVFRGADRQAWIEVQASDGTWIPVDPNPEPREIPEREPERPTSVTRPQTVLPPPPEGTPVDDLAAEPEEGDDDPRGDEPAWLGVLLGALRVAGWSLLGLALLASPFLAVIGAKASRRRSRKRAPTALERVEGAWDELEDAARDAGHRIRPGATRAEQAAQFGGMEALVLAAVVDRAAFAPGEPARDQEQLAWARLARARRELGRGRRPAERWRAAVSLDSFGRYPGSREGGPRR from the coding sequence ATGAGCATGCGCCCCGGCATCCGCCGCAGGATCGCCTCCTGCCTGCTCCTCGTGCTGGCGCTCGGGGTGGCCGTGCTGCCCTGGTGGCCGGTCTACGAATCGGCCGCGTTCGTCGTGGCCGTGGCCGTCGCGGTCGCCGCCGGCCTCGCCGTCGGGGTGTGGTCGGCGGTGCGGGGCGCGAGTCGGTGGGCGACGGCGCTCGCCGGGCTCGGGGCGGTCCTCGTGCTCGGGGTTCCGGCCGCCGTGCCGAGCCGGGCGCTGTGGGGGGTGCTGCCGACGCCTGCCGGGTTCGCCGAGCTGATGCCGGCGCTCGTCCTGTCGTGGAAGCAGCTCGTGACGATCGCGATCCCCGTCGGCTCGTACCGTGCCCTGCTCGTGCCCGTGTTCGTCCTGACGCTGGCCGCCGCGATCGTCGCCGTCGTCGTGGCGCTCCGCGCCAGGCACCGTTCGGCGGCGATCCTCGCACCGGCCGCCCTGTTCGCCGCGGGCGTCGCGCTCGGCAGCTCGCGCGAGGTGCTGGGGGCATGGCCGGCGTTCGCGTTCCTCGCCGTGACCGCCCTGTGGTTGCTGCACGTGCGGATCGGGGCTTCGCGCGCGGGCGGCGACGCGCGGATGCTCGCGCGCCGGCTGGTCGCGGCCACCGCGATGACGGCGCTCGCGATCGGGCTCGCGGGGGCCGCCGCCGCCGAGCTGCCGGCGCGGCCGCGCACCGTCGTGCGCACCGAGATCCGCCCGCCGTTCGAACCCAGATCGTTCGTGAGCCCGCTCGCCGAGTTCCGCGCCTCGTTCGCGGAAGGGGCGGCCGAGGAGTCGATGCTCGAGGTGCGCGGGCTGCCGGCGGGGGCCGGGCTGCGCGTCGCCGTGCTCGACGCCTACGACGGCGTCGTCTACGGGGTGGGCGGATCGCGGTCGGCCTCGGGGCGCTTCGTGCGCGTGCCGTACCGTCTGGATCGCACCGAGCTGGCCGGCGACCGCGAACGCATCGAGGTCGTCGTCGCCGGCTACGCCGAACCGTGGGTGCCGGGCATCGGCGCGCTCGAGCAGATCGAGTTCGCCGGGCCGAACCGGGAACGGCTCGCCGACGCCTTCTTCCTCGACGACGGCACGGGCACCGCCGTCGCCTCCGCCGTCCTGTCCCGCGGCGACCGGTACACGGCGAGCTCCGTCGTGCCGGCGACGGAGCGCGACGTCGCCGAACTCGTGCCCGGCACGGCGGTGATGCCGGCATCCGTCCGCGCCCCCGACGAGGTGCTTCGGCTCCTCGACCGCTGGACGGTGGATGCGACCGGCCCGGGCGAGCGCCTCGCGGCCGTGGTCCGCGGCATCCGCCGCGACGGATACGTCAGCCACGGGCAGGATGCGGATGCCGCGCCGAGCCGTTCGGGGCATGCGATCGACCGTCTCGTGGAGCTCGCGAGCGAGGAGCCCATGGTCGGCGACGGCGAGCAGTACGCCGTGCTCGCCGCCCTCCTCGCGCGCGAGATCGGCTTCCCGGCGCGCGTCGTCGTCGGCTACCTCGGCGGTGAGACGGAGGACGGGGTGACCGTCTTCCGCGGCGCCGACCGCCAGGCGTGGATCGAAGTGCAGGCCTCGGACGGCACGTGGATCCCGGTCGATCCGAACCCCGAGCCGCGCGAGATCCCGGAGCGCGAACCCGAACGCCCGACGAGCGTCACCCGGCCGCAGACCGTGCTGCCGCCTCCGCCGGAGGGAACCCCCGTCGACGACCTCGCCGCCGAGCCCGAGGAGGGCGATGACGACCCGCGCGGCGATGAACCCGCCTGGCTCGGCGTGCTGCTCGGCGCCCTGCGCGTCGCCGGCTGGTCCCTGCTGGGCCTCGCGCTGCTGGCGAGCCCGTTCCTCGCCGTCATCGGCGCCAAGGCGAGCCGGCGGCGTTCGCGGAAGCGGGCGCCGACCGCCCTCGAACGCGTCGAGGGTGCCTGGGACGAGCTCGAGGATGCGGCCCGGGATGCCGGCCACCGCATCCGCCCCGGTGCGACCCGCGCCGAGCAGGCCGCGCAGTTCGGCGGCATGGAGGCCCTCGTGCTCGCCGCCGTCGTCGACCGGGCGGCCTTCGCCCCGGGGGAGCCGGCGCGCGATCAGGAGCAGCTCGCGTGGGCGCGCCTCGCCCGCGCCCGTCGTGAGCTGGGGCGCGGGCGGCGGCCGGCGGAACGGTGGCGTGCGGCCGTCTCGCTCGACTCGTTCGGGCGCTATCCTGGCTCGCGGGAAGGAGGGCCGCGCCGGTGA
- a CDS encoding DUF58 domain-containing protein — MSTGAAPRRPGGGFYIVVDGLVDAGRRTRSVAAAAGRAVRSVVTPTGVAVAGGGLASLVLWAWFGWVEGLVIGAGVAAMLVVSAVLLFGRNGAGLVLGLPQERVVVGDPASVRITGRRGSGRGGNVEIPVGEEVVRRMLPGGAVDVSLEVPAVRRGVVSVGPVRSVRGDPFGLMRRELVRSGEAVLYVHPRTIALPTLSTGFLRDLEGAQTRDLTASDVAFHALREYVPGDDRRHIHWRSTARTGTFMVRQYEETRRSHLVVLLDAGADAYADDEEFELAVSVAASLGSRAIRDARSLGALVTAPGARAGAAAGTDSAVRSLPTVSPERLLDAMCGVERDEEAAGLPEAARAVADTMPGVSLACLVTGSLRGTAELRQAARRLPNGVEVVAVECVPAAAPTVRAAGGLTVRTIGTLAELRAMLQRTASS, encoded by the coding sequence GTGAGCACCGGCGCCGCGCCCCGGCGGCCGGGCGGCGGCTTCTACATCGTCGTCGACGGGCTCGTGGATGCCGGCCGGCGCACCCGCAGCGTGGCCGCCGCCGCGGGGCGCGCCGTGCGCTCGGTCGTCACCCCGACCGGGGTCGCGGTGGCCGGCGGCGGGCTCGCCTCGCTCGTGCTGTGGGCGTGGTTCGGCTGGGTCGAGGGCCTCGTCATCGGCGCCGGCGTCGCCGCGATGCTCGTCGTCTCGGCGGTGCTGCTGTTCGGGCGGAACGGGGCCGGCCTCGTGCTCGGGTTGCCGCAGGAGCGGGTCGTCGTCGGCGACCCGGCCTCGGTGCGGATCACGGGCCGACGGGGTTCGGGCCGGGGCGGCAACGTCGAGATCCCCGTCGGAGAGGAGGTCGTGCGGCGGATGCTGCCCGGCGGCGCCGTGGACGTCTCCCTCGAGGTGCCCGCCGTCCGGCGCGGGGTGGTGTCGGTCGGACCGGTGCGGAGCGTGCGCGGCGACCCCTTCGGCCTCATGCGCCGCGAGCTGGTGCGTTCGGGCGAGGCCGTGCTGTACGTGCATCCGCGCACCATCGCCCTGCCGACGCTCTCGACCGGGTTCCTGCGCGATCTGGAGGGTGCGCAGACGCGCGACCTGACGGCGAGCGATGTGGCCTTCCATGCGCTGCGCGAATACGTGCCCGGCGACGATCGCCGGCACATCCACTGGCGGAGCACGGCCCGCACGGGCACCTTCATGGTCCGCCAGTACGAGGAGACCCGCCGCAGCCACCTCGTCGTCCTCCTCGATGCCGGGGCCGACGCGTACGCCGATGACGAGGAGTTCGAGCTCGCGGTGAGCGTGGCCGCTTCGCTCGGGTCGCGGGCGATCCGCGACGCGCGTTCCCTCGGGGCGCTCGTGACCGCACCGGGCGCGCGTGCGGGCGCCGCGGCGGGCACGGATTCGGCCGTGCGCTCGCTGCCGACGGTGTCGCCGGAACGGCTGCTGGACGCCATGTGCGGCGTCGAACGCGACGAGGAGGCCGCCGGGCTGCCGGAGGCGGCGAGGGCCGTCGCCGACACGATGCCCGGCGTCTCGCTCGCCTGCCTCGTGACCGGCTCGCTCCGCGGCACCGCCGAACTCCGCCAGGCCGCCCGGCGCCTGCCGAACGGGGTCGAGGTCGTCGCCGTCGAGTGCGTGCCGGCCGCAGCCCCGACGGTGCGGGCCGCCGGCGGGCTCACGGTGCGCACGATCGGCACCCTCGCCGAACTGCGGGCGATGCTGCAGCGGACGGCCTCGTCATGA
- a CDS encoding AAA family ATPase has product MPMTPEQATAFAADLDRLVDAVEQVLLGKNRVVRLAFTALLSEGHLLLEDVPGTGKTSLARAMAQSVTGAANRVQFTPDLLPGDITGVSVYDQRSGAFEFHAGPVFANIVLADEINRASPKTQSALLEVMEERQVTVDGVTHPVPDPFMVIATQNPVELAGTYRLPEAQLDRFLIRTSIGYPDHVSTVRILEGADRRAHEQVVPAVLDAADIVRMAAEARTVYVDATIHDYVSRLVDATRTADEVRLGVSVRGALALIRTAKTFAAGRGRHYVVPDDVKALAESVLSHRLILDPEAEFDGASASGIIGRILLETPPPSARQAG; this is encoded by the coding sequence ATGCCCATGACCCCCGAGCAGGCGACCGCCTTCGCCGCCGACCTCGATCGGCTCGTCGATGCCGTCGAGCAGGTGCTCCTCGGCAAGAACCGCGTCGTGCGCCTCGCGTTCACGGCCCTCCTCAGCGAAGGCCACCTCCTCCTCGAAGACGTGCCCGGCACCGGCAAGACCTCCCTCGCCCGTGCGATGGCGCAGTCCGTCACGGGCGCCGCGAACCGGGTGCAGTTCACCCCCGACCTCCTCCCCGGCGACATCACGGGCGTGAGCGTCTACGATCAACGCTCGGGCGCATTCGAGTTCCATGCCGGGCCCGTGTTCGCCAACATCGTCCTCGCCGACGAGATCAACCGGGCGAGCCCGAAGACGCAGTCCGCGCTCCTGGAGGTCATGGAGGAACGCCAGGTCACCGTCGACGGCGTCACCCATCCGGTGCCGGACCCCTTCATGGTCATCGCCACGCAGAACCCGGTCGAGCTGGCCGGCACCTACCGGCTGCCGGAGGCGCAGCTGGACCGCTTCCTCATCCGCACCTCGATCGGCTACCCCGACCACGTCTCCACCGTGCGCATCCTCGAAGGGGCCGACCGCCGCGCCCACGAGCAGGTCGTGCCGGCCGTCCTCGACGCCGCCGACATCGTGCGGATGGCCGCCGAGGCCCGCACCGTCTACGTCGACGCGACGATCCACGACTACGTCTCCCGCCTCGTGGATGCCACGCGCACCGCAGACGAGGTCCGCCTCGGAGTGAGCGTGCGCGGCGCGCTCGCGCTCATCCGCACCGCGAAGACCTTCGCCGCAGGCCGCGGCCGCCACTACGTCGTGCCCGACGATGTGAAGGCGCTCGCCGAATCCGTGCTCTCGCACCGGCTCATCCTCGACCCCGAGGCCGAGTTCGACGGGGCCAGCGCCTCGGGCATCATCGGGCGCATCCTGCTCGAGACGCCGCCTCCGTCGGCGAGGCAGGCGGGGTGA